The sequence GTACCACGCGGCGCAAACGGGCGAGGAAGTGGACATGCCGCATTTTCAGGCTGAGGGCGGGAGTACCGTGTGCCTCGATTGACGTCATACCGCGGCAAGAACGCGGTGATTACCGGCGCGTCGAGCGGCATCGGCCGGCTGCTGGCGCTGCGCTTGGCGCGTGAGGGGGCACGCGTGGCGCTGGTGGCGCGGCGCGAGTCCGAGCTGCGCCAGCTGGCCAGGGAGATCGGGCCGAACGGCGGCCAGACGCTCGTGCTCCCCTGCGATGTGGCCGAGCGTGCCCAGGTGTTTGCGTGCGCGGAGCAGGCGCTGGCGGCTTTCGGCGCCGTCGACATTCTGGTCAACAACGCCGGGTATGGCCACCATCGTCGTTTCCTCGATTGGGACCTTGACGACATGGAGCGCATGCTGCGGGTCAACTTCCTCGGCGCGCTCTATTGGACGAAAGCGCTCGTTCCGCACATGGCCGAACGTCGCACGGGCTGGTGTGTGTTTGTGGCTTCCGTTGCCGGAAAGCTCGGGGTGCCGGAGGAGAGTGCGTACGCCGCCTCGAAGTTCGCCATGGTGGGCTTGGCGGAGGCGCTCTCGATCGAGCTGGAGGATCTCGGCATACACGTGCTCACCGTCTGTCCCGGCACCATCAACACCCCATTTTTTGACGCCGAGGCGCTCGAGCGCATGCCGCCGGTGTCGCGCCGGATGATGATCGAACCCGAGCGCGTGGTCGACGCGGTGATCGATGCCTTGGCGCGAGGCAAGCATGAAATCACGGTGCCGCGCCTGATCGCCGCTGGCTATATCGTGCGTGCCCTGGCGCCCGTATTCATGCGCCGCAACACCAAGCGCACCACGATTGACGCGGTCGCGAAACGCGCCCGAAGGTCCATGGAGAAACGTAAACCCAAGTCCACCGGACACTAAGCGAACGTCTCCGGTCTCTGGTTTCTGGGAGAAGGCCTTCTTTCAGCTTTTTCTCTTGGCGGCTTGGCGCTACCATAGTCGCCGGTGGGGGATGACGGGTAGAGTGGCAGGGCAAGCGCCGGCCGGCAGCGGCGTGAAAACGGGAGAGCTGGAACCGCGACCGAAGCGACGACGGCCTCGCCGACGTTCACGTCGTGGGGGACGCCCATGGTTGACCGGGGCAGCTACCGCGGTAGAAGTTGTTGCCTTGCTGGCGGCGGCACTGGTCGGTGAGCTGGCACTGCTCGGCTCCTGCGTCGAATGGTTCAGCGGTGCCGGTTCATGGCCCCGTCTCCTGACCTTTGCCGGCGCGGTGCTGGTGCTCGGCCTGCTGACGGCGGTGTCGCTGTGGCTGTGGTTCAACCTGCGCAGTTGGCTCAGACGGTTTGGGTTGGTGTGGCCACTTATTGCTGCTCTGGTCACGGCTGGCGGTGCTGCCTGGCTGGCGTCGTATCCAACGTTTTCTCGCGAGGTGACGAGCCTGCGTACGCTGGTGGGGGGGAGCGCCGAGGCCGAGCGGGTGGCGATTGGTCACCAGGTATATGCCGCCTACCGGCGGACAGATCTGGATCAGATGCTGCGCGTCCTCGAACGCGCCCGCGTCTACGAACCGACGGTGCACGAAGCGGCTGCGGCCTTCGGCGTCGATCCCGAAGTGCTGATGGGGGTTGGCGCCGCTGAATCCGCCTTTTACCCGCGCGACAGCTCGGACGGTGGTCGGGGTTTGTTTCAAATCACCGCGCCACCGCTGCTCGCCGTCAAGGAAGCGCGGAAGCGCCTGGGGGTCGAACGGCTGGATGGGCTCAATCAGCGCCACAATGCCTTCGTCGCCGCGGCCACGCTGCGACACTACCTCGATGAGATGCCTGGCGATCTGTTCCTAGGGTTGCTGGCGTACAACATCGGGCCCCGCAACGGCGGCTTGCGTTCCATCATGCGGCAATACGGCGCGCGTGATTTCATCACCATCCAGCCGTATCTG is a genomic window of Candidatus Binatia bacterium containing:
- a CDS encoding SDR family oxidoreductase, giving the protein MPRLTSYRGKNAVITGASSGIGRLLALRLAREGARVALVARRESELRQLAREIGPNGGQTLVLPCDVAERAQVFACAEQALAAFGAVDILVNNAGYGHHRRFLDWDLDDMERMLRVNFLGALYWTKALVPHMAERRTGWCVFVASVAGKLGVPEESAYAASKFAMVGLAEALSIELEDLGIHVLTVCPGTINTPFFDAEALERMPPVSRRMMIEPERVVDAVIDALARGKHEITVPRLIAAGYIVRALAPVFMRRNTKRTTIDAVAKRARRSMEKRKPKSTGH
- a CDS encoding transglycosylase SLT domain-containing protein — its product is MTGAATAVEVVALLAAALVGELALLGSCVEWFSGAGSWPRLLTFAGAVLVLGLLTAVSLWLWFNLRSWLRRFGLVWPLIAALVTAGGAAWLASYPTFSREVTSLRTLVGGSAEAERVAIGHQVYAAYRRTDLDQMLRVLERARVYEPTVHEAAAAFGVDPEVLMGVGAAESAFYPRDSSDGGRGLFQITAPPLLAVKEARKRLGVERLDGLNQRHNAFVAAATLRHYLDEMPGDLFLGLLAYNIGPRNGGLRSIMRQYGARDFITIQPYLQHLPRDYPIRVLCAALAYRLWRSEGHLPRYEEGDNALRVQRVGIPGFQESPAPRAHQPTR